The following proteins are co-located in the Brachybacterium sacelli genome:
- the panC gene encoding pantoate--beta-alanine ligase, with protein sequence MNEDEAAGDPGAAGSTRLVTTKAQLRAERAAMDGSVAAVFTMGALHTGHLALVQRAREVADHVILTDFVNPLQFGPGEDYEAYPRPLAQDLDLVDGLVDLVFAPSVHEMYPVLPPTVSVTAGRAGTVLEGAARPGHFDGVVTVVAKLLQLTAPDVTVFGRKDAQQLAIIQRLVADLDLPVRIEPVEIQREPSGLARSSRNGYLSDAGREQALALSRTLAAVRAAAPSLAAIRAALAEALARAEIDWAYALALDPSTLEEIGPDHRGEVLVALAGRVEGTRLLDAAVVVATAP encoded by the coding sequence ATGAACGAGGACGAGGCGGCCGGGGACCCCGGCGCCGCAGGCAGCACGCGCCTGGTCACCACCAAGGCGCAGCTGCGCGCGGAACGGGCGGCGATGGACGGCTCCGTCGCGGCCGTGTTCACGATGGGCGCCCTCCACACCGGGCACCTGGCCCTGGTCCAGCGGGCTCGGGAGGTCGCCGACCACGTGATCCTCACCGATTTCGTCAATCCCCTCCAGTTCGGCCCGGGGGAGGACTACGAGGCCTACCCCCGCCCCCTCGCGCAGGATCTCGACCTCGTCGACGGCCTGGTGGACCTCGTCTTCGCCCCGTCGGTCCACGAGATGTACCCGGTGCTGCCGCCGACGGTCTCGGTGACCGCGGGCCGCGCCGGCACCGTCCTCGAGGGGGCGGCCCGGCCCGGACACTTCGACGGCGTGGTCACCGTCGTCGCCAAGTTGCTGCAGCTGACCGCCCCGGACGTCACCGTGTTCGGCCGCAAGGACGCCCAGCAGCTCGCGATCATCCAGCGCCTGGTCGCCGATCTCGACCTCCCGGTGCGGATCGAACCGGTCGAGATCCAGCGCGAACCCTCCGGACTTGCCCGCTCGAGCCGCAACGGCTACCTCAGCGACGCCGGCCGGGAGCAGGCCCTGGCCCTGTCGCGGACCCTCGCGGCGGTCCGGGCCGCAGCGCCCTCCCTCGCCGCGATCCGCGCCGCCCTGGCCGAGGCTCTCGCCCGCGCGGAGATCGACTGGGCCTACGCCCTCGCCCTGGACCCCTCCACCCTCGAGGAGATCGGCCCGGACCATCGCGGCGAGGTGCTGGTGGCGCTCGCCGGGCGGGTCGAGGGCACCCGGCTGCTGGACGCCGCTGTGGTGGTGGCGACAGCACCCTGA
- a CDS encoding DUF624 domain-containing protein, translating to MSSSRPSTGPAQVPAWVMHMNEAIERVYLVLRVTIVWTLLSLLGLLVMGVAPASVAAADAFIAARHGAKVKVLGTMWASFRIHLISASVRMLPLMIVQLGSASMLWIIVGGGAPSGPMSMVLAGLAVVSGAWSTLSVAVLTTVPRVRRQDVLVSWRLAILLPGALPMRFIALVLGLAVWLTLCSFLWPLAVLVGAGTAIDLATSLLGRRTELLLEDLERSRAATV from the coding sequence ATGTCGAGCTCCCGTCCCTCCACCGGCCCCGCCCAGGTCCCCGCCTGGGTGATGCACATGAACGAGGCGATCGAACGCGTCTATCTGGTGCTGCGGGTCACGATCGTGTGGACGCTGCTCAGCCTGCTCGGGCTGCTGGTCATGGGCGTCGCCCCGGCGAGCGTCGCAGCGGCCGATGCCTTCATCGCTGCCCGCCACGGGGCGAAGGTGAAAGTGCTGGGGACGATGTGGGCGAGCTTCCGGATCCATCTGATCAGCGCCTCCGTGCGGATGCTCCCACTGATGATCGTCCAGCTCGGCTCGGCGTCGATGCTCTGGATCATCGTGGGCGGCGGTGCGCCGAGCGGACCGATGTCCATGGTGCTGGCCGGTCTCGCCGTGGTGAGCGGGGCGTGGTCCACCCTCAGCGTCGCCGTGCTGACGACCGTGCCCCGGGTGCGCCGGCAGGACGTCCTCGTCTCCTGGCGGCTCGCGATCCTCCTGCCCGGGGCTCTGCCGATGCGCTTCATCGCCCTGGTCCTGGGGCTCGCCGTGTGGCTCACCCTGTGCTCCTTCCTGTGGCCGCTGGCCGTGCTCGTCGGCGCCGGGACCGCGATCGATCTCGCCACGAGCCTGCTCGGCCGGCGCACGGAGCTGCTGCTGGAGGACCTCGAGCGGTCTCGGGCCGCGACCGTCTGA
- a CDS encoding malate:quinone oxidoreductase — protein sequence MADLDVTRADAVLIGGGIASATLAAMLAELEPDWNVVVLEKLDRLGLESSDGWNNAGTGHSALCELNYTPQDVDGSVSPAKAITINEQFQVSRQFWAHLVEKGRIGDPSSFIHSVPHMSFVHGIENVDYLRRRHEALTANPLFDRMGFTTEHAQLTEWAPLVTESRPVTETIAATHSPDGTDVDFGALTNQLLDHADRVGTTVSTGSEVIDLRRMGTDWGVMVRSVADDSIQVIRTPFVFVGAGGASLPLLQKSGIDEIRGFGGFPISGQWLRCTDPDVISRHDAKVYGKAAVGAPPMSVPHLDTRYVGGRRSLMFGPYAGWSPKFLKSGRYSDLFASVKPSNLTQMMAVAPPNLDLMVYLGSQLAATRHQRFEALLEYMPSAHLEDWEEVTAGQRVQVIAPDADKHGVLQFGTQVITAEDGSIGGMLGASPGASTATSIMLGLLERMFPDRIEGWRPGIAEMVPSWGTHLSDDPDAAHRSLAATADALGLEHH from the coding sequence ATGGCAGACCTGGACGTGACCCGTGCGGATGCGGTGCTGATCGGCGGCGGGATCGCGAGCGCCACGCTGGCCGCGATGCTCGCCGAGCTCGAGCCCGACTGGAACGTCGTGGTGCTCGAGAAGCTCGACCGTCTGGGCCTGGAGTCCAGCGACGGCTGGAACAACGCCGGCACCGGCCACAGCGCCCTGTGCGAGCTGAACTACACCCCCCAGGACGTCGACGGCTCCGTGAGTCCGGCCAAGGCGATCACCATCAACGAACAGTTCCAGGTCTCACGCCAGTTCTGGGCGCACCTGGTGGAGAAGGGCCGCATCGGGGACCCCTCCTCCTTCATCCATTCGGTGCCGCACATGAGCTTCGTGCACGGCATCGAGAACGTCGACTACCTGCGTCGGCGGCATGAGGCGCTGACGGCCAACCCGCTGTTCGACCGCATGGGGTTCACCACCGAGCATGCGCAGCTGACCGAATGGGCACCGCTGGTGACCGAGTCCCGACCGGTCACCGAGACGATCGCCGCGACCCACTCCCCCGACGGCACCGACGTCGACTTCGGGGCGCTGACCAATCAGCTGCTGGACCACGCCGACCGCGTCGGCACCACGGTCTCGACCGGCTCCGAGGTCATCGACCTGCGCCGGATGGGGACCGACTGGGGCGTCATGGTGCGATCCGTCGCGGACGACTCGATCCAGGTGATCCGCACCCCCTTCGTCTTCGTCGGCGCCGGCGGCGCATCCCTGCCGCTGCTGCAGAAGTCGGGCATCGACGAGATCCGTGGCTTCGGCGGCTTCCCGATCTCCGGCCAGTGGCTGCGCTGCACCGACCCGGACGTGATCTCCCGCCACGACGCGAAGGTCTACGGCAAGGCCGCCGTCGGTGCCCCGCCGATGAGCGTCCCCCACCTCGACACCCGATACGTCGGGGGTCGCCGTTCGCTGATGTTCGGTCCCTACGCCGGCTGGTCGCCGAAGTTCCTCAAGTCCGGGCGCTACAGCGATCTGTTCGCCTCGGTGAAGCCCTCGAACCTCACCCAGATGATGGCCGTGGCGCCGCCGAACCTCGACCTCATGGTCTACCTCGGCTCCCAGCTCGCCGCGACCCGGCACCAGCGCTTCGAGGCGCTGCTGGAGTACATGCCCTCGGCGCACCTGGAGGACTGGGAGGAGGTCACCGCAGGCCAGCGCGTCCAGGTGATCGCCCCCGATGCGGACAAGCACGGCGTGCTGCAGTTCGGCACCCAGGTGATCACCGCGGAGGACGGCTCGATCGGCGGCATGCTGGGCGCCTCCCCCGGCGCCTCGACCGCGACCAGCATCATGCTGGGACTGCTCGAGCGCATGTTCCCCGACCGCATCGAGGGCTGGCGCCCGGGCATCGCGGAGATGGTGCCGAGCTGGGGCACGCACCTGTCCGACGACCCCGACGCCGCCCACCGCAGCCTCGCGGCCACCGCCGACGCGCTCGGGCTCGAGCACCACTGA
- a CDS encoding Rossmann-like and DUF2520 domain-containing protein, whose protein sequence is MNAPRLGIGVIGAGRVGAVLGAALRAEGHALTGAYAVSDASRARAEELLPGVPLLDVPALVERSEMLLLAVPDDQLGPLAAGIAATGLSPGGQLVVHTSGRYGTQVLEPLAAAGSATLALHPAMTFTGTRADLSRLIGCPMAITGSPTFLPVAGALVVELGGEAVVLAEGDRPLYHASLAHAANHLVVLVDQAREALGRLGIEDPGAYLRPLLEAALEESLRHGSQALTGPVMRGDAGTVTAHLEALDDLDATAIGGVRGDTADTYRALALAALGRARLPEGTRERIRELLAHDPPTEDA, encoded by the coding sequence ATGAACGCACCCCGGCTCGGGATCGGCGTGATCGGCGCAGGACGTGTGGGCGCCGTCCTCGGTGCCGCGCTGCGCGCCGAAGGCCACGCCCTCACCGGCGCCTACGCCGTCTCCGACGCCTCCCGCGCCCGCGCCGAGGAGCTGTTGCCTGGTGTGCCGCTGCTCGACGTGCCCGCGCTCGTCGAACGTAGCGAGATGCTGCTGCTCGCCGTCCCCGACGATCAGCTGGGCCCGCTGGCCGCCGGCATCGCCGCCACCGGGCTGTCCCCGGGCGGCCAACTGGTCGTGCACACCTCCGGCCGCTACGGGACCCAGGTGCTCGAGCCCCTGGCCGCCGCGGGCAGCGCCACGCTCGCGCTGCACCCCGCCATGACCTTCACCGGCACCCGCGCGGACCTCTCCCGGCTCATCGGCTGCCCGATGGCGATCACCGGGTCGCCCACCTTCCTCCCGGTCGCCGGCGCCCTCGTCGTCGAGCTCGGGGGCGAGGCCGTGGTGCTGGCCGAGGGCGATCGCCCGCTCTACCACGCCTCCCTCGCCCACGCCGCGAACCACCTCGTGGTCCTCGTCGACCAGGCCCGCGAGGCCCTCGGTCGGCTCGGCATCGAGGATCCCGGCGCCTATCTCCGCCCGCTGCTGGAGGCAGCGCTCGAGGAGTCCCTGCGGCACGGCTCGCAGGCGCTCACCGGCCCCGTGATGCGCGGCGACGCCGGCACCGTGACCGCGCACCTCGAGGCGCTCGACGACCTCGACGCGACCGCGATCGGCGGGGTGCGCGGTGACACGGCCGACACCTACCGCGCTCTCGCCCTGGCCGCCCTCGGCCGTGCGAGACTCCCGGAGGGCACCCGGGAGCGGATCCGGGAGCTGCTCGCGCACGACCCGCCGACGGAGGATGCATGA
- a CDS encoding aldose 1-epimerase family protein, with protein sequence MSRSEIIDGTDAAQGARVRDRGSLYTLAAGTYRAEVSSLGAIVESLTADGRDLLVRNPEQGPMQFYRGAVVAPWPNRIGDGAYTWGGQQIQAPLNEPERSNALHGLISFQSFTATSVEENAVELGTELFPSPGYPFHLLLTVRHALDPQTGLTTTVTARNLGEQVAPYGVCPHPYLVAGPEALDQWSLQFSAGTVLTVTEDRLLPTGTEPVAPGSDFDFHEPRVIGETFIDHAFTDLGRDEHGRLSVTVTAPGGTGVALTAGPECGWLQVHTGDRPEPENDRLGLAVEPMTCPPDAFRSGTDVVSLAPGQEAAAAWSIRGW encoded by the coding sequence ATGAGCCGCAGCGAGATCATCGACGGGACCGACGCCGCCCAGGGGGCCAGGGTCCGCGACCGTGGATCCCTATACACCCTCGCCGCCGGGACCTACCGCGCGGAGGTCTCCTCCCTCGGCGCGATCGTCGAATCCCTCACGGCCGACGGGCGCGACCTGCTGGTGCGCAATCCCGAGCAGGGTCCGATGCAGTTCTACCGCGGCGCGGTCGTGGCCCCGTGGCCCAATCGCATCGGCGACGGGGCCTACACCTGGGGCGGGCAGCAGATCCAGGCGCCCCTCAACGAGCCCGAGCGAAGCAACGCCCTGCACGGACTGATCTCCTTCCAGTCCTTCACGGCGACCTCCGTCGAGGAGAACGCGGTGGAGTTGGGCACGGAGCTGTTCCCCTCCCCCGGCTACCCCTTCCACCTGCTGCTGACCGTCCGCCATGCCCTCGATCCCCAGACCGGGCTCACCACCACGGTGACGGCCCGCAACCTCGGGGAGCAGGTCGCCCCGTACGGCGTCTGCCCGCACCCGTACCTGGTGGCGGGTCCTGAGGCTCTCGACCAGTGGTCGCTGCAGTTCTCCGCCGGCACGGTGCTCACCGTCACCGAGGACCGGCTGCTGCCCACGGGCACCGAGCCCGTGGCTCCCGGCAGCGACTTCGACTTCCACGAGCCGCGGGTGATCGGCGAGACGTTCATCGATCATGCCTTCACCGACCTGGGCCGGGACGAGCACGGCCGACTGTCGGTCACGGTCACCGCCCCCGGCGGCACCGGGGTCGCGCTCACGGCCGGACCGGAGTGCGGGTGGCTGCAGGTGCACACCGGGGATCGCCCGGAGCCGGAGAACGATCGCCTCGGACTCGCGGTCGAGCCGATGACCTGCCCGCCCGACGCCTTCCGCAGCGGCACCGACGTGGTGTCCCTGGCTCCCGGTCAGGAGGCCGCCGCGGCCTGGTCGATCCGGGGCTGGTGA
- a CDS encoding LutC/YkgG family protein, with protein sequence MNDWEDQRPARTPGLSAKDEILARVRTALAAPRRDQVTEAGDVPRAYQRADDKQEISTDPAKVRDVLVQRLEDYTAVVHRTTAAEAPTAVATALADARGVIAPPGVPETWTGALDLPVTRDDGTAGPRDLDAIDAVLTGCHTAIALTGTLVLRGDELGGRRAISLVPDRHVVVVDAEQVVLGVPKAIERMGTDPGTPWTMVSGPSATSDIELERVEGVHGPRRLEVVLIEPEPEEPEPEEQQPEPEQKTPTPQQDQERTA encoded by the coding sequence ATGAACGACTGGGAGGACCAGCGCCCGGCCCGCACCCCCGGGCTGAGCGCGAAGGACGAGATCCTGGCCCGGGTGCGCACCGCTCTCGCGGCGCCCCGCCGCGACCAGGTCACCGAGGCGGGGGACGTCCCCCGCGCCTACCAGCGCGCCGACGACAAGCAGGAGATCTCCACGGATCCCGCGAAGGTGCGTGACGTGCTCGTCCAGCGCCTGGAGGACTACACCGCCGTCGTGCATCGCACCACGGCCGCGGAGGCCCCGACCGCCGTCGCCACGGCGCTCGCCGATGCCCGCGGCGTCATCGCACCGCCCGGCGTCCCGGAGACCTGGACCGGTGCGCTGGATCTCCCGGTGACCCGCGACGACGGCACCGCCGGGCCGCGGGACCTCGACGCGATCGATGCGGTCCTCACCGGCTGCCACACGGCGATCGCGCTCACCGGCACCCTCGTGCTGCGCGGCGACGAACTCGGCGGGCGACGGGCGATCTCGCTGGTGCCGGACCGGCACGTCGTCGTGGTCGACGCCGAGCAGGTGGTGCTCGGTGTCCCCAAGGCCATCGAGCGCATGGGCACCGACCCGGGCACGCCCTGGACCATGGTCTCCGGCCCGAGCGCCACCAGCGACATCGAGCTCGAACGCGTCGAGGGCGTCCACGGTCCGCGGCGGCTCGAGGTGGTGCTGATCGAGCCCGAGCCCGAGGAGCCCGAGCCGGAGGAGCAGCAACCCGAGCCGGAGCAGAAGACCCCGACCCCCCAGCAGGACCAGGAGAGGACAGCATGA
- the lysS gene encoding lysine--tRNA ligase, giving the protein MNENAPAPDPTDTSDQVAVRKSKRERLLERGEEAYPVSVPVTTTIAAVREGYGHLEAGQETEDVVGVAGRVVFQRNTGKLAFITVQDGEGLRLQIMASLAEIGEQRLADLKADVDLGDHVFFHGRVGASRRGELSVFADSWQMAAKAVRPLPVLHAELSEESQVRHRYVDLIVRQQARDAVRQRAEVMHSLRTSFHDRDFVEVETPMLQVIPSGAAARPFVTHMNAFDLDLFLRIAPELFLKRAAVGGLERVFEINRNFRNEGADSTHSPEFAMLEAYQAYGDYDSIGDLTRTLVQEAAERATGSQVVTLADGSEYDFSGEWENITVYGSLSDSLGEEVTPETSPQRLREIARSFELDLDHPKYGHGKLVEELFEHRVGDHLHAPTFVRDFPVETSPLVREHRSSPGVVEKWDLYVRGFELGTGYSELVDPVIQRERFAQQAALAAQGDDEAMRLDEDFLEAMEYALPPTGGMGMGVDRLLMALTGLGIRETILFPLVKPEA; this is encoded by the coding sequence ATGAACGAGAACGCGCCTGCCCCCGACCCGACGGACACCTCCGACCAGGTCGCGGTCCGCAAGTCCAAGCGGGAGCGACTGCTGGAGCGCGGGGAGGAGGCCTACCCGGTCTCGGTCCCGGTGACCACCACGATCGCCGCGGTGCGGGAGGGCTACGGTCACCTCGAGGCCGGCCAGGAGACCGAGGACGTCGTCGGCGTCGCCGGCCGCGTCGTGTTCCAGCGCAACACCGGCAAGCTCGCATTCATCACCGTCCAGGACGGCGAGGGCCTGCGCCTGCAGATCATGGCCTCGCTCGCAGAGATCGGCGAGCAGCGACTGGCCGACCTGAAGGCCGACGTCGACCTCGGGGACCACGTCTTCTTCCACGGCCGGGTGGGGGCCTCCCGCCGTGGTGAGCTGAGCGTGTTCGCGGACTCCTGGCAGATGGCCGCGAAGGCGGTCCGCCCGCTGCCGGTGCTGCACGCGGAGCTGTCCGAGGAGTCCCAGGTCCGCCACCGCTATGTCGATCTCATCGTGCGCCAGCAGGCTCGGGACGCGGTGCGGCAGCGCGCCGAGGTGATGCACTCGCTGCGCACCTCCTTCCACGACCGCGACTTCGTCGAGGTCGAGACCCCGATGCTGCAGGTCATCCCCTCCGGTGCTGCGGCCCGCCCCTTCGTGACGCACATGAATGCGTTCGACCTGGACCTTTTCCTGCGAATCGCCCCTGAGCTTTTCCTGAAGAGGGCTGCCGTGGGCGGTCTCGAGCGCGTCTTCGAGATCAACCGCAACTTCCGCAACGAGGGTGCTGATTCCACCCATTCCCCCGAGTTCGCGATGCTCGAGGCGTACCAGGCGTACGGGGATTACGACTCGATCGGGGACCTGACCCGCACCCTCGTCCAGGAGGCGGCCGAGCGGGCCACCGGCTCCCAGGTGGTGACCCTCGCCGACGGCTCGGAATACGACTTCTCCGGGGAATGGGAGAACATCACCGTCTACGGCTCCCTCTCGGATTCCCTCGGGGAGGAGGTCACCCCCGAGACCTCTCCGCAGCGCCTGCGGGAGATCGCCCGGTCCTTCGAGCTGGATCTCGACCATCCCAAGTACGGGCACGGCAAGCTCGTCGAGGAGCTGTTCGAGCACCGCGTGGGCGACCACCTCCACGCGCCGACGTTCGTGCGGGACTTCCCCGTCGAGACCAGCCCGCTGGTGCGCGAGCACCGCTCGAGCCCGGGTGTGGTCGAGAAGTGGGATCTGTACGTGCGTGGCTTCGAGCTCGGCACCGGGTACTCCGAGCTCGTCGACCCGGTCATCCAGCGCGAGCGCTTCGCCCAGCAGGCCGCCCTGGCCGCCCAGGGCGACGACGAGGCGATGCGTCTGGACGAGGACTTCCTCGAGGCGATGGAGTACGCACTGCCGCCGACGGGCGGCATGGGCATGGGCGTCGACCGCCTGCTCATGGCGCTGACCGGTCTCGGGATCCGCGAGACCATTCTGTTCCCGCTCGTGAAGCCGGAGGCCTGA
- a CDS encoding lactate utilization protein B produces MSTVDLGIPSVRPQHASPSSNLRGSRSFPEAAREELGDETLRGNLRHATSTIQTKRASAVREVRDWQKLRDAGSALKWQVTDHLPELLEQLEESVTAAGGVVHWARDADEAGEIVTRLALERGAEEVLKVKSMATQEIGLNETLAHAGIHALESDLAELIVQLAEDTPSHILVPAIHRNRAQIREIFLRAMPDLDESITDHPAELAEAARRFLREKFLDMPGSVAISGANFAVAETGTMVVVESEGNGRMCLTLPKTLISVVGIEKIVPTFQDLEVFLQLLPRSSTGERMNPYTTLFTGVTEGDGPEEFHLVLLDNGRSAVLEDPEGRSALHCIRCSACLNVCPVYSRAGGHAYGSTYPGPIGAILSPQMTGMNGPDDPSTSLPYASSLCGACYDVCPVKIDIPKILVHLRAEDVDGRRDTKGQFRGTWDIAMKGASSLMSSPRAYDTAVRSAGPLSKVLPGKNIGKLPGIVPLVPGWTDHRDLPKPGRSFRSWWDEREKNAAGEAGATPGDAPNGSDEDGSRDEERS; encoded by the coding sequence ATGAGCACCGTCGACCTCGGCATCCCGTCCGTGCGGCCGCAGCACGCCTCGCCGTCCTCGAACCTGCGCGGGTCCCGCTCCTTCCCCGAGGCGGCACGGGAGGAGCTCGGTGACGAGACCCTGCGCGGCAATCTCCGCCACGCCACCTCCACCATCCAGACCAAGCGCGCCTCGGCGGTGCGCGAGGTGCGCGACTGGCAGAAGCTGCGCGACGCCGGCAGCGCCTTGAAATGGCAGGTCACCGATCACCTCCCGGAGCTGCTCGAGCAGCTCGAGGAGTCCGTGACCGCTGCCGGCGGGGTGGTGCACTGGGCCCGCGACGCCGACGAGGCCGGGGAGATCGTCACCCGTCTCGCCCTCGAGCGCGGCGCCGAGGAGGTGCTCAAGGTCAAATCGATGGCCACCCAGGAGATCGGCCTGAACGAGACCCTCGCGCACGCCGGGATCCATGCCCTCGAGTCCGATCTCGCCGAGCTCATCGTGCAGCTCGCCGAGGACACCCCCTCGCACATCCTGGTCCCCGCGATCCACCGCAATCGCGCCCAGATCCGGGAGATCTTCCTGCGGGCGATGCCGGATCTGGACGAGTCGATCACCGACCACCCGGCCGAGCTCGCCGAGGCCGCCCGTCGCTTCCTGCGCGAGAAGTTCCTCGACATGCCCGGCTCGGTCGCGATCTCCGGGGCGAACTTCGCCGTCGCCGAGACCGGCACGATGGTGGTCGTCGAGTCCGAGGGCAACGGGCGGATGTGCCTCACGCTGCCGAAGACCCTCATCTCCGTGGTCGGGATCGAGAAGATCGTCCCGACCTTCCAGGACCTCGAGGTGTTCCTGCAGCTGTTGCCGCGCTCCTCGACCGGGGAGCGGATGAACCCCTACACCACGCTGTTCACCGGCGTGACCGAGGGGGACGGTCCCGAGGAGTTCCACCTCGTCCTGCTCGACAACGGGCGCAGCGCGGTGCTCGAGGACCCCGAGGGGCGCAGCGCCCTGCACTGCATCCGCTGCTCGGCCTGCCTGAACGTGTGCCCCGTGTACTCCCGCGCGGGCGGGCACGCCTACGGCTCCACCTATCCGGGGCCCATCGGCGCGATCCTCTCGCCGCAGATGACGGGGATGAACGGTCCCGACGACCCCAGCACCTCCCTCCCCTACGCCTCCAGCCTCTGCGGCGCCTGCTACGACGTGTGCCCGGTCAAGATCGACATCCCCAAGATCCTGGTTCACCTGCGCGCCGAGGACGTCGACGGGCGACGTGACACGAAGGGACAGTTCCGCGGGACCTGGGACATCGCCATGAAGGGCGCGAGCTCGCTGATGTCCTCCCCGCGCGCCTACGACACGGCGGTGCGCTCGGCGGGTCCGCTGTCCAAGGTGCTGCCCGGGAAGAACATCGGGAAGCTGCCGGGGATCGTCCCGCTGGTGCCCGGATGGACGGATCACCGCGACCTGCCCAAGCCGGGCCGGTCCTTCCGCAGCTGGTGGGACGAGCGCGAGAAGAACGCCGCCGGGGAGGCCGGGGCCACGCCGGGGGACGCGCCGAACGGCTCCGACGAGGACGGCTCGCGGGACGAGGAACGGTCATGA
- a CDS encoding (Fe-S)-binding protein: protein MRISLMTTCLVDVMAPDVARATVTVLERLGHEVVFDKRQTCCGQMHTNTGYYTEAAPVVRSFVDTFEPALETVDAIVMPSGSCAGCVRDQHQLVARHEGDAELEERAAAVSAKTYELSELLVDVLKVTDVGAYFPHSVTYHPTCHSMRVLKVGPRPVKLLRGVEGIEVKKLPESDACCGFGGTFSVKNDATSDAMVTDKADNVVSTGAEYVVAGDASCLMNIGGKLRRTDTSDAGPRVIHLAQILASTREEPFVPSETILGRAS from the coding sequence ATGCGAATCTCGCTGATGACCACGTGCTTGGTGGATGTGATGGCCCCGGACGTCGCCCGGGCCACCGTGACCGTGCTGGAGCGCCTCGGGCACGAGGTGGTGTTCGACAAGCGGCAGACCTGCTGCGGGCAGATGCACACCAACACCGGCTATTACACCGAGGCGGCTCCGGTGGTGCGCAGCTTCGTGGACACCTTCGAACCGGCCCTGGAGACGGTCGACGCGATCGTGATGCCCTCGGGGTCCTGCGCGGGATGCGTCCGCGATCAGCATCAGCTGGTCGCCCGGCACGAGGGGGACGCGGAGCTCGAGGAGCGGGCCGCGGCGGTGTCGGCGAAGACCTACGAGCTCTCCGAGCTGCTGGTGGACGTGCTCAAGGTGACCGACGTCGGCGCCTACTTCCCCCACAGTGTCACCTACCACCCCACCTGCCACTCGATGCGTGTGCTCAAGGTCGGCCCGCGCCCGGTGAAGCTCCTGCGCGGGGTCGAGGGCATCGAGGTGAAGAAGCTCCCGGAGTCCGATGCCTGCTGCGGGTTCGGCGGCACCTTCTCGGTGAAGAACGACGCCACCTCCGATGCGATGGTCACCGACAAGGCGGACAACGTGGTCTCCACGGGCGCGGAGTACGTGGTCGCCGGCGACGCCTCCTGCCTCATGAACATCGGCGGCAAGCTGCGCCGCACCGACACCTCGGACGCCGGGCCCCGCGTCATCCATCTCGCACAGATCCTCGCCTCCACCCGCGAGGAGCCCTTCGTCCCGTCCGAGACCATCCTGGGGAGGGCCTCATGA
- a CDS encoding histone-like nucleoid-structuring protein Lsr2 → MARKTYVELVDDLDGGTAAETVSFAVDGVAYEIDLSEDNAVKFREELGGWVAKARRVGGRRSRGTGSRSAGSNDSARIREWAREAGYEVPDRGRISGTIRKAYEEAHAN, encoded by the coding sequence ATGGCACGGAAGACTTACGTGGAGCTCGTGGACGATCTCGACGGCGGCACCGCCGCGGAGACCGTGAGCTTCGCCGTCGACGGCGTCGCCTATGAGATCGATCTGTCCGAGGACAACGCCGTGAAGTTCCGCGAGGAGCTCGGCGGATGGGTCGCGAAGGCCCGCCGCGTCGGCGGTCGCCGCAGCCGCGGCACGGGATCCCGCTCGGCCGGCTCGAACGACTCCGCACGGATCCGCGAGTGGGCCCGCGAGGCCGGCTACGAGGTCCCCGACCGCGGCCGCATCTCGGGCACGATCCGCAAGGCTTACGAGGAGGCGCACGCGAACTGA